Proteins from a genomic interval of Candidatus Didemnitutus sp.:
- a CDS encoding winged helix-turn-helix transcriptional regulator, which produces MQSLEAIADPTRRRIVELLAERERTTGEIVAEFDVSAPAISQHLNVLREAGLITTRAEGQTRIQSLNGDGLDDLADWLERTRSAWSRRLDALERELRADDERKKKSASK; this is translated from the coding sequence ATGCAAAGCCTCGAAGCCATCGCCGACCCCACCCGACGCCGCATCGTCGAACTGCTCGCGGAGCGCGAGCGCACGACCGGGGAAATCGTCGCCGAGTTCGATGTCAGCGCCCCGGCTATTTCCCAGCACCTGAACGTCCTTCGCGAGGCCGGCCTCATCACCACTCGTGCCGAGGGCCAGACGCGCATCCAGTCGCTCAATGGCGATGGCCTCGACGACCTCGCCGACTGGCTAGAACGCACGCGCAGCGCCTGGAGCCGCCGCCTCGATGCCCTCGAACGCGAACTCCGCGCCGACGACGAACGCAAAAAGAAATCCGCTTCCAAATGA
- a CDS encoding MCP four helix bundle domain-containing protein, whose protein sequence is MKNWTVTRRVGVGFACVMAIAGVVGGGSFNAYLAIDRLTAEMGERALPDALQIMRIQQAVRETFGLCQSLDDPATRSQTEQRLQANAVEIEGLVAHCRGRVQDSPQAKEFGAFEERHKAWEATWREFVQLQQAGTASAALREWRSARLLPAYEAENASLDTLSRAKVDRLEQLNQRVRAQATLGVRVLVGCIFGATVASLVIGLMVARSLGRQLRDLADALMGGSDQVAVASTQVAAAAQGLADGAAQQATAIEQTSATTAELTATTRQNAERAREASDGAKRAREAADTGAQAAAKLSASMGEMRSSSHEVAQIMKSIDEIAFQTNLLALNAAVEAARAGEAGAGFAVVAEEVRALAQRSAAAARETADKIATALQRSDEGIRVSEEVVGCLATLSERVKGLDGFIVEITASSRQQHEGVDQINGAVTQLDRGTQANAAAAQQAAEAARRLDEQAARVKELVGGMMSLVGGRRSGDREANMGEARTGGRRERDELHGEMASPAPAVVRPKLPPRAVAGKGRS, encoded by the coding sequence ATGAAGAACTGGACTGTTACGCGTCGCGTCGGAGTGGGTTTCGCCTGCGTCATGGCCATCGCTGGCGTGGTGGGCGGCGGCTCGTTCAACGCCTATCTGGCGATCGATCGGCTGACGGCCGAGATGGGCGAGCGGGCGCTGCCGGATGCGCTTCAGATCATGCGGATCCAGCAAGCGGTGAGGGAGACGTTCGGGCTCTGCCAATCGCTGGACGACCCGGCGACGCGGTCGCAGACCGAGCAACGGCTCCAGGCCAACGCCGTGGAGATCGAGGGCTTGGTGGCGCACTGTCGCGGGCGCGTGCAAGATTCACCGCAAGCGAAGGAATTCGGTGCCTTCGAGGAACGGCACAAGGCGTGGGAAGCGACTTGGCGGGAATTCGTGCAACTGCAGCAGGCGGGCACCGCCTCCGCCGCGCTCCGCGAGTGGCGCTCGGCCCGGCTGTTGCCCGCCTATGAAGCGGAAAACGCGAGCCTCGATACGCTCTCGCGCGCGAAGGTGGACCGACTCGAGCAACTGAACCAACGCGTGCGCGCCCAAGCCACGCTCGGGGTGCGCGTGCTCGTCGGCTGCATTTTCGGCGCGACGGTGGCTTCGCTGGTGATCGGATTGATGGTGGCGCGGTCGCTGGGGCGGCAGTTGCGCGACTTGGCGGACGCGCTCATGGGTGGCTCGGACCAAGTGGCGGTCGCGTCGACGCAGGTCGCCGCCGCGGCGCAAGGTTTGGCGGACGGAGCGGCGCAACAGGCCACTGCGATCGAACAGACGAGCGCGACGACCGCTGAGTTGACCGCGACCACGCGGCAAAACGCCGAGCGGGCGCGCGAAGCCAGCGACGGCGCCAAGCGCGCGCGGGAAGCGGCGGACACCGGCGCGCAGGCGGCGGCGAAGCTCAGCGCGTCGATGGGCGAAATGCGCTCCTCGAGCCACGAGGTCGCGCAGATCATGAAGTCGATCGACGAGATCGCCTTTCAGACCAATTTGCTGGCGTTGAACGCGGCCGTCGAAGCGGCGCGTGCGGGCGAGGCGGGAGCTGGCTTCGCCGTCGTCGCCGAGGAAGTCCGGGCGCTCGCCCAGCGCAGCGCCGCGGCGGCGCGCGAGACGGCGGACAAGATCGCCACCGCCCTGCAACGCAGTGACGAGGGCATCCGCGTCAGCGAGGAGGTCGTCGGTTGCCTTGCCACGCTCAGCGAGCGGGTGAAGGGGCTCGACGGGTTCATCGTCGAGATCACCGCGTCGTCGCGGCAGCAGCACGAAGGCGTGGATCAGATCAACGGCGCCGTCACGCAGCTCGATCGCGGCACGCAGGCGAACGCCGCGGCGGCGCAGCAGGCTGCGGAGGCGGCGCGGCGGCTCGACGAGCAGGCGGCGCGGGTGAAGGAGCTGGTCGGCGGCATGATGTCGCTCGTGGGCGGTCGTCGCTCCGGCGATCGCGAGGCCAATATGGGCGAAGCGCGCACCGGCGGACGGCGCGAACGTGACGAACTTCACGGCGAGATGGCATCTCCGGCACCGGCCGTGGTCCGGCCAAAACTTCCGCCGCGTGCTGTGGCGGGTAAAGGTCGCAGCTGA
- a CDS encoding FKBP-type peptidyl-prolyl cis-trans isomerase: protein MKRSLSLVFSVLVLALAGCGPKEAEAPAQPEKSVAEQRRENWFGAKLAAEPGIAWRDSGLGIKMLKEGEGALPQRMDKVRMIYVGRLVDGTEFDRSAPDKPAVFRVQELVTGLAAGIGTMRAGGKAFVYIPPHLGYGGIRAGKVPPNSALIFEVDLLELNPKS, encoded by the coding sequence ATGAAGCGTTCGCTCTCCCTCGTGTTTTCGGTCCTCGTGCTCGCGCTCGCCGGTTGCGGCCCGAAGGAAGCGGAAGCGCCGGCACAGCCCGAAAAGTCCGTGGCGGAGCAGCGGCGCGAAAACTGGTTCGGCGCGAAGCTCGCCGCCGAACCGGGCATCGCGTGGCGCGATAGCGGGCTCGGGATCAAGATGCTGAAGGAAGGCGAGGGCGCGTTGCCGCAGCGCATGGACAAGGTGCGGATGATCTACGTCGGGCGGCTGGTCGACGGCACGGAGTTCGACCGCTCGGCGCCCGACAAGCCCGCGGTGTTTCGCGTGCAGGAGCTCGTCACAGGGCTCGCCGCCGGCATCGGCACGATGCGCGCGGGCGGGAAGGCGTTCGTCTACATCCCGCCGCATCTCGGCTACGGCGGCATCCGCGCGGGCAAGGTGCCGCCGAATTCCGCGCTCATTTTCGAGGTGGATCTGCTCGAGCTGAACCCGAAGAGCTGA
- a CDS encoding SRPBCC family protein, with protein sequence METHPTPTPTAERELVLQRTLNAPREKLYRCWTEPALMVQWFTPPPWKTVRATTDVRAGGASNIVMQSPEGQEFPNRGVYLEVVPNERLVWTDAFVSAWEPSEKAFIVGIISFEDAGDGRTLYTARVRHWSVADREAHEKMGFHQGWGIATQQLEALAQKI encoded by the coding sequence ATGGAAACCCACCCGACTCCCACTCCCACGGCCGAACGCGAACTCGTTCTCCAGCGCACGCTGAACGCGCCGCGCGAAAAACTCTACCGTTGCTGGACGGAGCCGGCGCTCATGGTGCAGTGGTTCACGCCGCCGCCGTGGAAGACCGTGCGAGCCACGACCGACGTGCGCGCGGGCGGCGCGAGCAACATCGTGATGCAGTCGCCGGAGGGACAGGAATTCCCGAACCGTGGCGTCTATCTCGAAGTCGTCCCGAACGAACGGCTGGTGTGGACCGATGCGTTCGTCAGCGCATGGGAGCCGTCGGAGAAGGCGTTCATCGTGGGCATCATCAGTTTCGAGGACGCGGGCGACGGGCGGACGCTCTACACGGCGCGCGTGCGCCATTGGTCGGTCGCCGACCGCGAGGCGCACGAGAAAATGGGCTTCCACCAAGGCTGGGGCATCGCCACGCAGCAGCTCGAGGCGCTGGCGCAGAAAATCTGA
- a CDS encoding endonuclease/exonuclease/phosphatase family protein yields the protein MHLPFARLLALAVVLLGSLSATEKPAPLTLRVMTFNLRFASAQPPHAWPERRPIMQHLIAHEAPDVIGTQEGLYGQLRDMAADLPAYEWIGLGREGGSRGEFMAIFYRREKLEPVAFDHFWLSDTPDVVGSATWGNRFKRMVTWVRFRERATGREFEFWNTHFDHEIEAARAKSAALIAERLARVDRALPLLLVGDFNCLAGASEAYTLLTTRAGLTDAWLAATQRINEGLNTFHGYEPPRHQGERIDWILARAPAAVSDAAILDYAENGQTPSDHFPVTATIRFD from the coding sequence ATGCACCTGCCCTTCGCCCGCCTCCTCGCCCTCGCCGTCGTGCTGCTCGGTTCGCTGTCCGCCACCGAAAAGCCGGCTCCGCTGACGCTGCGCGTGATGACGTTCAATCTGCGCTTCGCGAGCGCGCAGCCGCCGCACGCCTGGCCCGAGCGCCGTCCGATCATGCAGCACCTCATCGCGCACGAGGCACCGGACGTCATCGGCACGCAGGAAGGGCTTTACGGACAACTCCGCGACATGGCGGCCGATCTGCCCGCCTACGAATGGATCGGACTCGGACGCGAGGGCGGCAGCCGCGGCGAGTTCATGGCGATTTTCTATCGCCGCGAAAAACTCGAACCGGTGGCCTTCGATCACTTCTGGCTTTCGGACACGCCGGACGTCGTGGGCTCCGCGACCTGGGGCAATCGCTTCAAGCGCATGGTCACTTGGGTGCGCTTCCGCGAACGCGCCACGGGCCGCGAATTCGAGTTCTGGAACACGCACTTCGATCACGAGATCGAGGCGGCGCGCGCGAAATCCGCCGCGCTCATCGCCGAGCGCCTCGCCCGCGTCGACCGCGCGCTGCCGCTGTTGCTGGTCGGCGATTTCAACTGCCTCGCCGGGGCGAGCGAAGCTTACACGCTCCTCACGACGCGCGCCGGACTGACCGACGCGTGGCTCGCCGCGACGCAGCGGATCAACGAGGGCCTGAACACCTTTCACGGTTACGAGCCGCCGCGCCATCAGGGCGAGCGCATCGATTGGATCCTCGCCCGCGCGCCAGCTGCGGTCAGCGATGCGGCCATCCTCGACTACGCCGAGAACGGCCAGACGCCGAGCGACCACTTTCCAGTGACCGCGACGATCCGCTTCGACTAA
- a CDS encoding GNAT family N-acetyltransferase, producing MPFDPRPILLEGQHVRLEPLDERHRAPMLATAQQLPDVFQWFLTDTLAKPEVFHAWFDDGLRNSAAGTDVAWAVVRRSDGKIVGSTRYLDIRRANRGLEIGSTWYAREAQRSAINTEAKYLLLRHAFETLGAVRVQLKTDERNEASRRAIARIGGQFEGILRKYQARFDGYVRNTAMFGLIAEDWPANRARLETMLAR from the coding sequence ATGCCATTCGATCCGCGCCCGATTCTCCTCGAAGGCCAGCACGTCCGCCTCGAACCGCTCGATGAGCGGCACCGCGCACCGATGCTCGCCACGGCGCAGCAGCTGCCGGACGTGTTCCAGTGGTTCCTCACCGATACGCTGGCGAAGCCCGAGGTGTTTCACGCATGGTTCGACGATGGCCTGCGCAATTCCGCCGCCGGCACCGACGTCGCGTGGGCGGTCGTGCGCCGCAGCGACGGCAAGATCGTCGGCTCGACGCGCTACCTCGACATCCGCCGCGCGAATCGCGGGCTCGAGATCGGCAGCACCTGGTATGCGCGCGAGGCGCAGCGCAGCGCGATCAACACCGAGGCGAAATACCTGCTGCTTCGTCACGCGTTCGAGACGCTCGGCGCCGTGCGCGTGCAGTTGAAGACCGACGAGCGCAACGAGGCCTCGCGCCGTGCCATCGCGCGCATCGGCGGCCAGTTCGAGGGCATCCTGCGCAAATACCAGGCGCGCTTTGACGGCTATGTCCGCAACACCGCGATGTTCGGCCTGATCGCGGAGGATTGGCCGGCGAATCGCGCGCGGCTCGAGACCATGCTGGCGCGCTGA
- a CDS encoding autotransporter domain-containing protein, giving the protein MNELRSRLLAGLAVFGLAASALAQSVPANRTFSNYYFFGDSLTDSGNTFALTGSPPAPYFAGRVSNGITYAEYLAPGLAAAATTSANAAKLNFAFAGATATAGSAVPNLAQQVAMYQARGITANANGLYVLLAGANDLLNAVQVPANQNATAMTATGVAASTAVAGAVQSLAGLGAKNILVLNLPDISKTPRFTTGSGVSAASLIQAGSYAFNGDIKTRIAGLSGLSGVNVTVFDLGSIFQTIVNNPQTFGFSITNQDPIDILGAGGNPGDVSRYVFWDGIHPTTKTHALFAAVLTEVLNPEFVLGTFAARGTTALVATDLSADSLQSRLDASRLEVARHQADGFVNFASKSGSFNAAGYQAGFDYSGNVVTAGFDYSLASNLLVGVALSAEHIETDLDGAAGSSVMRGQMVTAFAQWKSGSFFADGSFGVGTQDFKDVTRTTALGGMATTAKSDGDRTAAHVRAGWNLVSDAWRVTPFAGLRYAKAKLGGYTESGVPGLNFAFDGQNAKSFDAQVGADVDYTMRVNERPFVLSATAIYQKDVNENTRSLSGRLADTLAATGTATVDDGLGETFKLGARVSGAVSKSWGWSVGYLADFRKNGETAHQYSLSLYTGF; this is encoded by the coding sequence ATGAACGAACTGCGCTCGCGCCTCCTCGCCGGCTTGGCCGTCTTCGGCCTCGCCGCCTCGGCCCTCGCTCAATCCGTCCCGGCCAACCGGACGTTTTCGAATTACTACTTCTTCGGCGACAGCCTCACCGACAGCGGCAACACCTTCGCCCTCACCGGCTCGCCGCCCGCGCCGTATTTCGCCGGTCGCGTGTCGAACGGCATCACCTACGCCGAATATCTCGCGCCCGGACTTGCTGCCGCGGCGACGACCTCGGCCAACGCTGCGAAGCTGAACTTCGCCTTCGCCGGCGCCACGGCCACCGCCGGCAGCGCTGTGCCGAACCTCGCGCAACAGGTCGCGATGTATCAGGCCCGCGGCATCACCGCGAACGCCAACGGCCTCTACGTCCTGCTCGCCGGCGCCAACGACCTGCTCAACGCCGTCCAGGTCCCGGCCAACCAGAACGCCACCGCGATGACCGCCACCGGTGTCGCCGCCTCGACCGCCGTCGCCGGCGCCGTGCAGTCGCTCGCCGGCCTCGGCGCGAAGAACATCCTCGTGCTCAACCTGCCCGACATCTCGAAGACGCCGCGCTTCACCACCGGCTCCGGCGTTTCCGCCGCCTCGCTGATCCAGGCCGGCTCCTACGCGTTCAACGGCGACATCAAGACCCGCATCGCCGGCCTGAGCGGCCTCTCCGGCGTGAACGTCACCGTGTTCGACCTCGGCTCCATCTTCCAAACGATCGTCAACAACCCGCAGACCTTCGGCTTCTCGATCACCAACCAGGACCCGATCGACATCCTCGGCGCCGGCGGCAACCCGGGCGACGTCAGCCGCTACGTGTTCTGGGACGGCATCCATCCGACCACGAAGACGCACGCGCTCTTCGCTGCGGTGCTCACCGAGGTGCTCAACCCCGAGTTCGTGCTCGGCACCTTCGCCGCGCGCGGCACCACGGCGCTCGTCGCCACCGACCTCTCGGCCGACTCCCTGCAATCCCGCCTCGACGCCTCGCGCCTCGAGGTCGCCCGCCATCAGGCCGACGGTTTCGTGAACTTCGCCTCGAAGTCGGGCTCGTTCAACGCCGCCGGCTACCAGGCCGGCTTCGACTATTCCGGCAACGTCGTGACCGCGGGCTTCGACTACAGCCTCGCGTCCAACCTGCTGGTCGGCGTCGCCCTCTCGGCGGAGCACATCGAAACCGATCTGGATGGCGCGGCCGGCTCCTCCGTCATGCGCGGCCAGATGGTGACGGCATTCGCGCAGTGGAAATCCGGCAGCTTCTTCGCCGACGGTTCCTTCGGCGTCGGCACGCAGGATTTCAAGGACGTGACGCGCACCACCGCCCTCGGCGGCATGGCGACCACGGCGAAGAGCGACGGCGACCGCACCGCGGCGCACGTCCGCGCGGGCTGGAACCTCGTGTCCGACGCATGGCGCGTCACGCCGTTCGCCGGCCTCCGCTACGCCAAGGCCAAACTCGGCGGCTACACCGAGAGCGGCGTGCCGGGATTGAACTTCGCTTTCGACGGCCAGAACGCCAAGTCGTTCGACGCGCAAGTCGGCGCCGACGTCGACTACACGATGCGCGTGAACGAGCGGCCGTTCGTGCTCAGCGCGACCGCGATCTATCAGAAGGACGTGAACGAAAACACCCGCAGCCTCTCCGGCCGCCTCGCCGACACGCTGGCCGCCACCGGCACGGCGACGGTGGACGACGGCCTCGGCGAGACCTTCAAGCTCGGCGCGCGCGTCAGCGGCGCAGTGAGCAAGAGCTGGGGCTGGTCGGTCGGCTATCTCGCGGACTTCCGCAAGAACGGCGAGACGGCTCACCAATACTCGCTCTCGCTCTACACCGGCTTCTGA